The Cervus canadensis isolate Bull #8, Minnesota chromosome 29, ASM1932006v1, whole genome shotgun sequence genome includes a window with the following:
- the LGALS12 gene encoding galectin-12 isoform X4 — protein sequence MSPGEKLDPLPDTFILQPPVFHPVIPYVTTIFGGLRAGKMVMLQGAVPLNARRFMVDFQCGCSLHPRPDIAIHFNPRFHTTKPHVICNTLYRGCWQAEARWPHVALQRGASFLILFLFGNEEMKVSVNGQHFLHYRYRLPLSRVDTLGIFGDILVTAVGFLNANPFVEGGSEYPVGHPFLLRSPGLEVPCSHAFPQGLWPGQVIIVRGLVLPEPKDFTLSLRDEAAHVPVTLRASFADRTLAWVSRWGRKKLILAPFLFYPQRFFEGVGATSLDQQVLEQLRELRISGSVQLYCVHY from the exons atgtcaCCTGGAGAGAAACTGGACCCGCTTCCTGACACTTTCATCCTGCAGCCGCCAGTCTTCCACCCG GTGATTCCTTATGTCACAACAATTTTTGGTGGCCTGCGAGCAGGCAAGATGGTCATGCTCCAGGGAGCGGTCCCTCTAAATGCACGCAG GTTCATGGTGGACTTCCAGTGCGGCTGCAGCCTGCACCCCCGACCAGACATCGCCATCCACTTCAACCCTCGCTTCCACACCACCAAACCCCACGTCATCTGCAACACCCTGTACCGTGGGTGCTGGCAAGCCGAGGCCCGGTGGCCCCACGTGGCCCTGCAGAGAGGGGCCAGCTTCCTCATCCTCTTCCTCTTTGGAAATGAGGAGATGAAG GTGAGTGTAAATGGACAGCACTTCCTCCACTACCGCTACCGGCTCCCGCTGTCTCGGGTAGACACCCTGGGCATATTTGGCGACATCTTGGTGACGGCTGTTGGATTCCTGAACGCCAAT CCATTCGTGGAGGGTGGCAGCGAGTATCCGGTTGGACAC CCTTTCCTGCTGAGGAGCCCGGGGCTG GAGGTGCCCTGCTCGCATGCCTTTCCCCAGGGTCTCTGGCCTGGACAGGTCATCATAGTGCGGGGACTGGTCTTACCGGAGCCCAAGGA TTTCACGCTCAGTCTGCGAGACGAGGCCGCCCACGTTCCCGTGACTCTCAGGGCGTCCTTTGCAGACAGAACTCTGGCCTGGGTCTCCCGCTGGGGCCGGAAGAAGCTGATCTTGGCCCCCTTTCTCTTCTACCCCCAGCGATTCTTCGAG GGCGTCGGGGCCACCAGCCTGGACCAGCAGGTCCTGGAGCAGCTACGGGAACTGCGGATCAGTGGTAGTGTCCAGCTCTACTGTGTCCACTACTGA
- the LGALS12 gene encoding galectin-12 isoform X5 → MSPGEKLDPLPDTFILQPPVFHPVIPYVTTIFGGLRAGKMVMLQGAVPLNARRFMVDFQCGCSLHPRPDIAIHFNPRFHTTKPHVICNTLYRGCWQAEARWPHVALQRGASFLILFLFGNEEMKVSVNGQHFLHYRYRLPLSRVDTLGIFGDILVTAVGFLNANPFVEGGSEYPVGHPFLLRSPGLEVPCSHAFPQGLWPGQVIIVRGLVLPEPKDDSSRWVRAQTPGPSGVERRAALPSGRVGVLLLCQEGGLKLAVNGQGVGATSLDQQVLEQLRELRISGSVQLYCVHY, encoded by the exons atgtcaCCTGGAGAGAAACTGGACCCGCTTCCTGACACTTTCATCCTGCAGCCGCCAGTCTTCCACCCG GTGATTCCTTATGTCACAACAATTTTTGGTGGCCTGCGAGCAGGCAAGATGGTCATGCTCCAGGGAGCGGTCCCTCTAAATGCACGCAG GTTCATGGTGGACTTCCAGTGCGGCTGCAGCCTGCACCCCCGACCAGACATCGCCATCCACTTCAACCCTCGCTTCCACACCACCAAACCCCACGTCATCTGCAACACCCTGTACCGTGGGTGCTGGCAAGCCGAGGCCCGGTGGCCCCACGTGGCCCTGCAGAGAGGGGCCAGCTTCCTCATCCTCTTCCTCTTTGGAAATGAGGAGATGAAG GTGAGTGTAAATGGACAGCACTTCCTCCACTACCGCTACCGGCTCCCGCTGTCTCGGGTAGACACCCTGGGCATATTTGGCGACATCTTGGTGACGGCTGTTGGATTCCTGAACGCCAAT CCATTCGTGGAGGGTGGCAGCGAGTATCCGGTTGGACAC CCTTTCCTGCTGAGGAGCCCGGGGCTG GAGGTGCCCTGCTCGCATGCCTTTCCCCAGGGTCTCTGGCCTGGACAGGTCATCATAGTGCGGGGACTGGTCTTACCGGAGCCCAAGGA CGATTCTTCGAGGTGGGTCAGAGCCCAGACCCCTGGTCCCTCTGGGGTGGAGCGCAGAGCTGCACTCCCATCCGGGAGAGTGGGG GTGCTGCTCCTGTGCCAGGAGGGAGGCCTGAAGCTGGCAGTCAATGGGCAGGGCGTCGGGGCCACCAGCCTGGACCAGCAGGTCCTGGAGCAGCTACGGGAACTGCGGATCAGTGGTAGTGTCCAGCTCTACTGTGTCCACTACTGA
- the LGALS12 gene encoding galectin-12 isoform X8, giving the protein MSPGEKLDPLPDTFILQPPVFHPVIPYVTTIFGGLRAGKMVMLQGAVPLNARRFMVDFQCGCSLHPRPDIAIHFNPRFHTTKPHVICNTLYRGCWQAEARWPHVALQRGASFLILFLFGNEEMKVSVNGQHFLHYRYRLPLSRVDTLGIFGDILVTAVGFLNANPFVEGGSEYPVGHPFLLRSPGLEVPCSHAFPQGLWPGQVIIVRGLVLPEPKDDSSRWVRAQTPGPSGVERRAALPSGRVGCHHDVRPGSPPEPGA; this is encoded by the exons atgtcaCCTGGAGAGAAACTGGACCCGCTTCCTGACACTTTCATCCTGCAGCCGCCAGTCTTCCACCCG GTGATTCCTTATGTCACAACAATTTTTGGTGGCCTGCGAGCAGGCAAGATGGTCATGCTCCAGGGAGCGGTCCCTCTAAATGCACGCAG GTTCATGGTGGACTTCCAGTGCGGCTGCAGCCTGCACCCCCGACCAGACATCGCCATCCACTTCAACCCTCGCTTCCACACCACCAAACCCCACGTCATCTGCAACACCCTGTACCGTGGGTGCTGGCAAGCCGAGGCCCGGTGGCCCCACGTGGCCCTGCAGAGAGGGGCCAGCTTCCTCATCCTCTTCCTCTTTGGAAATGAGGAGATGAAG GTGAGTGTAAATGGACAGCACTTCCTCCACTACCGCTACCGGCTCCCGCTGTCTCGGGTAGACACCCTGGGCATATTTGGCGACATCTTGGTGACGGCTGTTGGATTCCTGAACGCCAAT CCATTCGTGGAGGGTGGCAGCGAGTATCCGGTTGGACAC CCTTTCCTGCTGAGGAGCCCGGGGCTG GAGGTGCCCTGCTCGCATGCCTTTCCCCAGGGTCTCTGGCCTGGACAGGTCATCATAGTGCGGGGACTGGTCTTACCGGAGCCCAAGGA CGATTCTTCGAGGTGGGTCAGAGCCCAGACCCCTGGTCCCTCTGGGGTGGAGCGCAGAGCTGCACTCCCATCCGGGAGAGTGGGG TGTCACCACGATGTCAGGCCTGGCTCACCTCCGGAACCAGGAGCCTGA
- the LGALS12 gene encoding galectin-12 isoform X1 produces the protein MSPGEKLDPLPDTFILQPPVFHPVIPYVTTIFGGLRAGKMVMLQGAVPLNARRFMVDFQCGCSLHPRPDIAIHFNPRFHTTKPHVICNTLYRGCWQAEARWPHVALQRGASFLILFLFGNEEMKVSVNGQHFLHYRYRLPLSRVDTLGIFGDILVTAVGFLNANPFVEGGSEYPVGHPFLLRSPGLEVPCSHAFPQGLWPGQVIIVRGLVLPEPKDFTLSLRDEAAHVPVTLRASFADRTLAWVSRWGRKKLILAPFLFYPQRFFEVGQSPDPWSLWGGAQSCTPIRESGGAAPVPGGRPEAGSQWAGRRGHQPGPAGPGAATGTADQW, from the exons atgtcaCCTGGAGAGAAACTGGACCCGCTTCCTGACACTTTCATCCTGCAGCCGCCAGTCTTCCACCCG GTGATTCCTTATGTCACAACAATTTTTGGTGGCCTGCGAGCAGGCAAGATGGTCATGCTCCAGGGAGCGGTCCCTCTAAATGCACGCAG GTTCATGGTGGACTTCCAGTGCGGCTGCAGCCTGCACCCCCGACCAGACATCGCCATCCACTTCAACCCTCGCTTCCACACCACCAAACCCCACGTCATCTGCAACACCCTGTACCGTGGGTGCTGGCAAGCCGAGGCCCGGTGGCCCCACGTGGCCCTGCAGAGAGGGGCCAGCTTCCTCATCCTCTTCCTCTTTGGAAATGAGGAGATGAAG GTGAGTGTAAATGGACAGCACTTCCTCCACTACCGCTACCGGCTCCCGCTGTCTCGGGTAGACACCCTGGGCATATTTGGCGACATCTTGGTGACGGCTGTTGGATTCCTGAACGCCAAT CCATTCGTGGAGGGTGGCAGCGAGTATCCGGTTGGACAC CCTTTCCTGCTGAGGAGCCCGGGGCTG GAGGTGCCCTGCTCGCATGCCTTTCCCCAGGGTCTCTGGCCTGGACAGGTCATCATAGTGCGGGGACTGGTCTTACCGGAGCCCAAGGA TTTCACGCTCAGTCTGCGAGACGAGGCCGCCCACGTTCCCGTGACTCTCAGGGCGTCCTTTGCAGACAGAACTCTGGCCTGGGTCTCCCGCTGGGGCCGGAAGAAGCTGATCTTGGCCCCCTTTCTCTTCTACCCCCAGCGATTCTTCGAGGTGGGTCAGAGCCCAGACCCCTGGTCCCTCTGGGGTGGAGCGCAGAGCTGCACTCCCATCCGGGAGAGTGGGG GTGCTGCTCCTGTGCCAGGAGGGAGGCCTGAAGCTGGCAGTCAATGGGCAGGGCGTCGGGGCCACCAGCCTGGACCAGCAGGTCCTGGAGCAGCTACGGGAACTGCGGATCAGTGGTAG
- the LGALS12 gene encoding galectin-12 isoform X7, whose amino-acid sequence MSPGEKLDPLPDTFILQPPVFHPVIPYVTTIFGGLRAGKMVMLQGAVPLNARRFMVDFQCGCSLHPRPDIAIHFNPRFHTTKPHVICNTLYRGCWQAEARWPHVALQRGASFLILFLFGNEEMKVSVNGQHFLHYRYRLPLSRVDTLGIFGDILVTAVGFLNANPFVEGGSEYPVGHPFLLRSPGLEVPCSHAFPQGLWPGQVIIVRGLVLPEPKDFTLSLRDEAAHVPVTLRASFADRTLAWVSRWGRKKLILAPFLFYPQRFFECHHDVRPGSPPEPGA is encoded by the exons atgtcaCCTGGAGAGAAACTGGACCCGCTTCCTGACACTTTCATCCTGCAGCCGCCAGTCTTCCACCCG GTGATTCCTTATGTCACAACAATTTTTGGTGGCCTGCGAGCAGGCAAGATGGTCATGCTCCAGGGAGCGGTCCCTCTAAATGCACGCAG GTTCATGGTGGACTTCCAGTGCGGCTGCAGCCTGCACCCCCGACCAGACATCGCCATCCACTTCAACCCTCGCTTCCACACCACCAAACCCCACGTCATCTGCAACACCCTGTACCGTGGGTGCTGGCAAGCCGAGGCCCGGTGGCCCCACGTGGCCCTGCAGAGAGGGGCCAGCTTCCTCATCCTCTTCCTCTTTGGAAATGAGGAGATGAAG GTGAGTGTAAATGGACAGCACTTCCTCCACTACCGCTACCGGCTCCCGCTGTCTCGGGTAGACACCCTGGGCATATTTGGCGACATCTTGGTGACGGCTGTTGGATTCCTGAACGCCAAT CCATTCGTGGAGGGTGGCAGCGAGTATCCGGTTGGACAC CCTTTCCTGCTGAGGAGCCCGGGGCTG GAGGTGCCCTGCTCGCATGCCTTTCCCCAGGGTCTCTGGCCTGGACAGGTCATCATAGTGCGGGGACTGGTCTTACCGGAGCCCAAGGA TTTCACGCTCAGTCTGCGAGACGAGGCCGCCCACGTTCCCGTGACTCTCAGGGCGTCCTTTGCAGACAGAACTCTGGCCTGGGTCTCCCGCTGGGGCCGGAAGAAGCTGATCTTGGCCCCCTTTCTCTTCTACCCCCAGCGATTCTTCGAG TGTCACCACGATGTCAGGCCTGGCTCACCTCCGGAACCAGGAGCCTGA
- the LGALS12 gene encoding galectin-12 isoform X3, whose product MSPGEKLDPLPDTFILQPPVFHPVIPYVTTIFGGLRAGKMVMLQGAVPLNARRFMVDFQCGCSLHPRPDIAIHFNPRFHTTKPHVICNTLYRGCWQAEARWPHVALQRGASFLILFLFGNEEMKVSVNGQHFLHYRYRLPLSRVDTLGIFGDILVTAVGFLNANPFVEGGSEYPVGHPFLLRSPGLEVPCSHAFPQGLWPGQVIIVRGLVLPEPKDFTLSLRDEAAHVPVTLRASFADRTLAWVSRWGRKKLILAPFLFYPQRFFEEGGLKLAVNGQGVGATSLDQQVLEQLRELRISGSVQLYCVHY is encoded by the exons atgtcaCCTGGAGAGAAACTGGACCCGCTTCCTGACACTTTCATCCTGCAGCCGCCAGTCTTCCACCCG GTGATTCCTTATGTCACAACAATTTTTGGTGGCCTGCGAGCAGGCAAGATGGTCATGCTCCAGGGAGCGGTCCCTCTAAATGCACGCAG GTTCATGGTGGACTTCCAGTGCGGCTGCAGCCTGCACCCCCGACCAGACATCGCCATCCACTTCAACCCTCGCTTCCACACCACCAAACCCCACGTCATCTGCAACACCCTGTACCGTGGGTGCTGGCAAGCCGAGGCCCGGTGGCCCCACGTGGCCCTGCAGAGAGGGGCCAGCTTCCTCATCCTCTTCCTCTTTGGAAATGAGGAGATGAAG GTGAGTGTAAATGGACAGCACTTCCTCCACTACCGCTACCGGCTCCCGCTGTCTCGGGTAGACACCCTGGGCATATTTGGCGACATCTTGGTGACGGCTGTTGGATTCCTGAACGCCAAT CCATTCGTGGAGGGTGGCAGCGAGTATCCGGTTGGACAC CCTTTCCTGCTGAGGAGCCCGGGGCTG GAGGTGCCCTGCTCGCATGCCTTTCCCCAGGGTCTCTGGCCTGGACAGGTCATCATAGTGCGGGGACTGGTCTTACCGGAGCCCAAGGA TTTCACGCTCAGTCTGCGAGACGAGGCCGCCCACGTTCCCGTGACTCTCAGGGCGTCCTTTGCAGACAGAACTCTGGCCTGGGTCTCCCGCTGGGGCCGGAAGAAGCTGATCTTGGCCCCCTTTCTCTTCTACCCCCAGCGATTCTTCGAG GAGGGAGGCCTGAAGCTGGCAGTCAATGGGCAGGGCGTCGGGGCCACCAGCCTGGACCAGCAGGTCCTGGAGCAGCTACGGGAACTGCGGATCAGTGGTAGTGTCCAGCTCTACTGTGTCCACTACTGA
- the LGALS12 gene encoding galectin-12 isoform X2 — protein MSPGEKLDPLPDTFILQPPVFHPVIPYVTTIFGGLRAGKMVMLQGAVPLNARRFMVDFQCGCSLHPRPDIAIHFNPRFHTTKPHVICNTLYRGCWQAEARWPHVALQRGASFLILFLFGNEEMKVSVNGQHFLHYRYRLPLSRVDTLGIFGDILVTAVGFLNANPFVEGGSEYPVGHPFLLRSPGLEVPCSHAFPQGLWPGQVIIVRGLVLPEPKDFTLSLRDEAAHVPVTLRASFADRTLAWVSRWGRKKLILAPFLFYPQRFFEVLLLCQEGGLKLAVNGQGVGATSLDQQVLEQLRELRISGSVQLYCVHY, from the exons atgtcaCCTGGAGAGAAACTGGACCCGCTTCCTGACACTTTCATCCTGCAGCCGCCAGTCTTCCACCCG GTGATTCCTTATGTCACAACAATTTTTGGTGGCCTGCGAGCAGGCAAGATGGTCATGCTCCAGGGAGCGGTCCCTCTAAATGCACGCAG GTTCATGGTGGACTTCCAGTGCGGCTGCAGCCTGCACCCCCGACCAGACATCGCCATCCACTTCAACCCTCGCTTCCACACCACCAAACCCCACGTCATCTGCAACACCCTGTACCGTGGGTGCTGGCAAGCCGAGGCCCGGTGGCCCCACGTGGCCCTGCAGAGAGGGGCCAGCTTCCTCATCCTCTTCCTCTTTGGAAATGAGGAGATGAAG GTGAGTGTAAATGGACAGCACTTCCTCCACTACCGCTACCGGCTCCCGCTGTCTCGGGTAGACACCCTGGGCATATTTGGCGACATCTTGGTGACGGCTGTTGGATTCCTGAACGCCAAT CCATTCGTGGAGGGTGGCAGCGAGTATCCGGTTGGACAC CCTTTCCTGCTGAGGAGCCCGGGGCTG GAGGTGCCCTGCTCGCATGCCTTTCCCCAGGGTCTCTGGCCTGGACAGGTCATCATAGTGCGGGGACTGGTCTTACCGGAGCCCAAGGA TTTCACGCTCAGTCTGCGAGACGAGGCCGCCCACGTTCCCGTGACTCTCAGGGCGTCCTTTGCAGACAGAACTCTGGCCTGGGTCTCCCGCTGGGGCCGGAAGAAGCTGATCTTGGCCCCCTTTCTCTTCTACCCCCAGCGATTCTTCGAG GTGCTGCTCCTGTGCCAGGAGGGAGGCCTGAAGCTGGCAGTCAATGGGCAGGGCGTCGGGGCCACCAGCCTGGACCAGCAGGTCCTGGAGCAGCTACGGGAACTGCGGATCAGTGGTAGTGTCCAGCTCTACTGTGTCCACTACTGA
- the LGALS12 gene encoding galectin-12 isoform X6, which translates to MVMLQGAVPLNARRFMVDFQCGCSLHPRPDIAIHFNPRFHTTKPHVICNTLYRGCWQAEARWPHVALQRGASFLILFLFGNEEMKVSVNGQHFLHYRYRLPLSRVDTLGIFGDILVTAVGFLNANPFVEGGSEYPVGHPFLLRSPGLEVPCSHAFPQGLWPGQVIIVRGLVLPEPKDFTLSLRDEAAHVPVTLRASFADRTLAWVSRWGRKKLILAPFLFYPQRFFEVGQSPDPWSLWGGAQSCTPIRESGGAAPVPGGRPEAGSQWAGRRGHQPGPAGPGAATGTADQW; encoded by the exons ATGGTCATGCTCCAGGGAGCGGTCCCTCTAAATGCACGCAG GTTCATGGTGGACTTCCAGTGCGGCTGCAGCCTGCACCCCCGACCAGACATCGCCATCCACTTCAACCCTCGCTTCCACACCACCAAACCCCACGTCATCTGCAACACCCTGTACCGTGGGTGCTGGCAAGCCGAGGCCCGGTGGCCCCACGTGGCCCTGCAGAGAGGGGCCAGCTTCCTCATCCTCTTCCTCTTTGGAAATGAGGAGATGAAG GTGAGTGTAAATGGACAGCACTTCCTCCACTACCGCTACCGGCTCCCGCTGTCTCGGGTAGACACCCTGGGCATATTTGGCGACATCTTGGTGACGGCTGTTGGATTCCTGAACGCCAAT CCATTCGTGGAGGGTGGCAGCGAGTATCCGGTTGGACAC CCTTTCCTGCTGAGGAGCCCGGGGCTG GAGGTGCCCTGCTCGCATGCCTTTCCCCAGGGTCTCTGGCCTGGACAGGTCATCATAGTGCGGGGACTGGTCTTACCGGAGCCCAAGGA TTTCACGCTCAGTCTGCGAGACGAGGCCGCCCACGTTCCCGTGACTCTCAGGGCGTCCTTTGCAGACAGAACTCTGGCCTGGGTCTCCCGCTGGGGCCGGAAGAAGCTGATCTTGGCCCCCTTTCTCTTCTACCCCCAGCGATTCTTCGAGGTGGGTCAGAGCCCAGACCCCTGGTCCCTCTGGGGTGGAGCGCAGAGCTGCACTCCCATCCGGGAGAGTGGGG GTGCTGCTCCTGTGCCAGGAGGGAGGCCTGAAGCTGGCAGTCAATGGGCAGGGCGTCGGGGCCACCAGCCTGGACCAGCAGGTCCTGGAGCAGCTACGGGAACTGCGGATCAGTGGTAG